In Thiothrix unzii, the sequence GAGACTGACAATGCCTAAAGTTACTATGCGCCAGATGCTGGAAGCAGGTGTCCATTTCGGCCACCAAACCCGTTACTGGAACCCAAAAATGGGTCAATTCATTTTTGGTGAACGCAACAAAATTCACATTATCAACCTTGAGCAATCCCTGCCAATGTTCAACGAAGCTATGAACTTCGTCGGCAAACTGGCTTCCAAGGGCGGCAAGGTTATGTTCGTTGGCACTAAGCGTTCTGCACGTGATGCGGTACGTGAAGCAGCGATTTCCTGCAAAATGCCTTACGTCAACCATCGCTGGTTGGGTGGGATGCTGACTAACTTCAAAACCGTAAAAGGCTCCATCAAGCGTCTGAAAGACCTTGAGAAAATGGCTGAAGACGGCACTTTCCAAAAGTTAGGCAAAAAAGAAATCCTGACACTGACTCGCGAAGCGGAAAAGTTAGAGCGCAGCCTTGGCGGTATCAAAGATATGCGCGGCTTGCCTGATGCCA encodes:
- the rpsB gene encoding 30S ribosomal protein S2 — translated: MPKVTMRQMLEAGVHFGHQTRYWNPKMGQFIFGERNKIHIINLEQSLPMFNEAMNFVGKLASKGGKVMFVGTKRSARDAVREAAISCKMPYVNHRWLGGMLTNFKTVKGSIKRLKDLEKMAEDGTFQKLGKKEILTLTREAEKLERSLGGIKDMRGLPDAIFVIDVGYEKIAVQEANKLGIPVIGVVDTNNSLQGVDYVIPGNDDAIRAIQLYVAATSDAINDGHSSAAVAPQEMMAETTEAPAADAEQTTEAGE